The Streptococcus pluranimalium genome contains a region encoding:
- a CDS encoding cupredoxin domain-containing protein: protein MFFKKKNEVKATQKGGFQEVRVLVDGGYKPENIVLKKGVLAHIIFDRQTDSACFDQVVFPDFDIKADLPVKEDFVIEVTPNEKGEFGFACGMDMYHGKLIVK from the coding sequence ATGTTTTTTAAAAAGAAAAATGAAGTCAAAGCTACTCAAAAAGGTGGTTTTCAAGAAGTGCGCGTGCTTGTGGATGGTGGTTATAAACCAGAAAATATTGTTTTAAAAAAAGGTGTACTTGCTCATATCATTTTTGACCGTCAAACAGACTCTGCTTGTTTCGACCAAGTGGTTTTCCCTGATTTTGATATCAAGGCTGACCTTCCTGTCAAAGAAGATTTCGTTATTGAAGTGACGCCAAATGAAAAAGGTGAATTTGGCTTTGCCTGCGGTATGGACATGTATCACGGAAAACTCATTGTAAAATAG